From Haloterrigena alkaliphila, one genomic window encodes:
- a CDS encoding nucleotide sugar dehydrogenase yields MSGDSTSSGGLYGSSESPARQRERLTGGEIPVAVYGLGKMGLPLASVYAETTGNVTGVDIDPDVVDGINAGENHVVGEPGLDDLVAEQVDQGRLEATTDGAEAAGNARVHVVIVPTLLDEENQPDLTTVESVIDDIAAGLEPGDLVIAESTLPPTSCRDVIQPHLEQESGLEADEFGLAFCPERTSSGRALQDIRGAYPKVVGGVDDESTRAASIVYDEISDNDVHPVSDATTAEAVKVFEGVYRDVNIGLANELGRLADELDISVREAMDTANDLPMCQLHDPGPGVGGHCIPYYPHFLLSQNEEPMDLTRTARRVNDEMPTVVVERLERELAATEDDPTIDAATDLADASVVVLGITYRPGVEETRASPALGVIDELNDRGADVAGVDPLVDPAEYGARAVEMGELTDESFDAAVIVTPHEQFDEIPWTDLEPMVVVDGRDAVDLSATAHRQYTLAGSASGRPPTGESAGDAVTADEQSLTADGGVDDGPPTAGADPTTGGGDDV; encoded by the coding sequence CGCCGTCTACGGCCTCGGGAAGATGGGGCTGCCGCTGGCGAGCGTCTACGCGGAGACGACCGGCAACGTCACCGGCGTCGACATCGATCCCGACGTGGTCGACGGGATCAACGCCGGCGAGAACCACGTCGTCGGCGAACCGGGACTCGACGACCTCGTCGCCGAGCAGGTCGATCAGGGTCGCCTCGAGGCGACGACCGACGGCGCCGAGGCGGCCGGGAACGCCCGCGTCCACGTCGTCATCGTACCGACGCTGCTGGACGAGGAGAACCAGCCGGATCTGACGACGGTCGAGTCGGTGATCGACGATATCGCGGCCGGGCTCGAGCCCGGCGATCTGGTCATCGCCGAGTCGACGCTCCCGCCGACGAGCTGTCGGGACGTCATCCAGCCCCATCTGGAGCAGGAGAGCGGACTCGAGGCCGACGAGTTCGGCCTCGCCTTCTGTCCGGAACGGACGTCCAGCGGCCGCGCGCTGCAGGACATCCGCGGCGCGTATCCGAAGGTCGTCGGCGGCGTCGACGACGAGAGCACGCGGGCCGCGTCGATCGTCTACGACGAGATTTCCGACAACGATGTCCACCCGGTCTCGGACGCCACGACCGCAGAGGCGGTCAAGGTGTTCGAGGGCGTCTACCGGGACGTCAACATCGGGCTGGCGAACGAACTGGGGCGACTCGCGGACGAACTCGACATCTCGGTCCGCGAGGCGATGGACACGGCCAACGACCTGCCGATGTGTCAGCTCCACGACCCCGGTCCGGGCGTCGGCGGCCACTGCATCCCCTACTACCCGCACTTCCTGCTCTCGCAGAACGAGGAGCCGATGGACCTGACCCGGACCGCCCGGCGGGTCAACGACGAGATGCCGACGGTCGTCGTCGAGCGCCTCGAGCGGGAGCTGGCGGCGACCGAGGACGACCCCACGATCGACGCCGCCACCGACCTCGCCGACGCCTCGGTGGTCGTCCTCGGGATCACCTACCGGCCCGGCGTCGAGGAGACGCGGGCCTCGCCCGCGCTCGGCGTCATCGACGAGTTGAACGACCGCGGTGCCGACGTCGCGGGCGTCGACCCGCTCGTCGACCCGGCCGAGTACGGCGCTCGAGCGGTCGAGATGGGCGAGCTCACCGACGAGTCGTTCGACGCCGCGGTGATCGTCACGCCCCACGAGCAGTTCGACGAGATTCCGTGGACCGACCTCGAGCCGATGGTCGTCGTCGACGGCCGGGACGCGGTCGATCTCTCGGCGACCGCCCACCGGCAGTACACGCTCGCGGGGTCGGCGAGCGGTCGACCGCCGACCGGCGAGAGCGCAGGTGACGCGGTCACGGCGGACGAACAGTCGCTGACCGCAGATGGCGGGGTCGACGACGGCCCGCCGACGGCCGGAGCCGACCCCACGACCGGCGGGGGTGACGATGTATAA